The Aquipuribacter hungaricus genomic sequence GGGACCGGCTGGTCCCGCTCACGGGAGAGGCCGGCATGGTCGTCGTCACCGGCGGCTCGCACGCCGTCGCCGTCGCCCGCCAGCTGCCGGGGCTGCGGGAGGAGGGGCTGCTCGTCGAGCCCGCGCCGCGCAACTCCGCCGCCGCGATCGGCCTGGCGGCCGCCGTCGTCGCCGCCTCCGACCCCGACGCCGTCATCGGCTCCTTCGCCGCCGACCACGTCATCGCCGACGAGGAGGTCTTCCACGCCGCGGTCGCCGAGGCCGTGGCCGCCGCCCGCGAGGGCTGGCTGGTGACGATCGGCATCGACCCGACCGGGCCCTCGACCGGCTTCGGCTACGTCCACGTCGGCGAGCGGCTCGACGTCGAGGGCGCGCCGTCGCTGCACCGGGTGGCGGAGTTCGTCGAGAAGCCCGACGCGGAGACCGCCGCGCGCTACGTCGAGGCGGGCTGGCGCTGGAACGCCGGCATGTTCGTCGTGCGGGCCGCGACGCTGCTGGAGATGCTCGACGAGCTGGAGCCGGCGCTCGCGGCGGGGCTGCGCACCATCGGCGCCGCCTGGGGGACCCCGGAGCAGGACGAGGTCCTCGCGGCCACGTGGCCCGGGCTCGCCTCGGTGCCCATCGACACCGCCGTCGCGGAGCCGGCCGCGCTCGCCGGGCGCGTCGCGGTCGTCCCGGGCGCCTTCCGGTGGGACGACGTCGGGGACTGGACCTCCCTCGGCGACCTGCTCGCCCAGGACGGCGCGCGCACGGCCCCGGTCGGCGAGCAGGTCGACGGGCTGCTGGTGCTCGGCGACACGTCCCGGGTGCTCGGCCGCCACGCCAGCGGCGTCGTCGTGCCCGCCAGCGGGCGGACGGTCGTCGTGGCGGGCCTGCAGGACGTCGTCGTCGTCGACACCCTCGACGCCGTGCTGGTGACCACCCGCGGGCACGCCCAGGGCGTCAAGCACGTCGTGGACCTGCTCAAGGGCGAGGGCCGCAGCGACCTGGTCTAGGCCGGTCCCTACGATCGGCGCCATGCCGACGACGACGACGGGCGACACGGGCGAGCCGCCGCGGCCCACCACCGAGTCCGGGCTGCCGCTGGTCGCCGTGGCCACCGCCGCGGACGTCGCCGACGGGCTCGAGGACCGGCTCGGCAGCCCGGGGCGGTTCCCGTACACCCGGGGCGTCCACCCCGGCATGTACACGTCGCGGCCCTGGACCATGCGCCAGTACGCCGGCTTCGGCAGCGCGACGGAGTCCAACGCCCGCTACCACCAGCTCGTCGCGGCCGGCACGGGCGGGCTCAGCGTCGCCTTCGACCTGCCCACCCAGATGGGCATGGACTCCGACGACCCGCTCGCGGCCGGCGAGGTGGGCAAGGTCGGCGTGGCGGTGGACTCGCTGGAGGACATGCGGCTGCTGTTCGCCGGGCTGCCGCTGGACGAGGTGTCGACGTCGATGACGATCAACGCCCCCGCCTCGGTCCTGCTGCTGCTCTACCAGCTCGTCGCCGAGGAGCAGGGCGTGCCGGGGGTGCGGCTGCGGGGCACGGTGCAGAACGACGTGCTCAAGGAGTACATCGCCCGCGGGACGTACATCTTCCCGCCCGCGCCGTCGCTGCGGCTGGTCGCGGACACGTTCGCGTACTGCCGCGAGCAGCTGCCGGCCTGGAACACGATCTCCGTGTCCGGCTACCACATGGCCGAGGCGGGGGCGACGCCCGCGCAGGAGGTCGCCTTCACCCTCGCCGACGGGATCGCCTACCTCGAGGCCGCGCTGGCCGCCGGGCTGTCGGTCACCGACGTGGCGCCGCGGCTGTCGTTCTTCTTCGTCGCCCGCACGACGCTGCTGGAGGAGGTCGCCAAGTTCCGGGCCGCCCGCCGGGTGTGGGCCCGGATCGTCCGGGACCGGTTCGGCTGCGACGACCCGCGCTCGCAGATGCTCCGCTTCCACACCCAGACCGCGGGGGTGCAGCTCACCGCCCAGCAGCCCGAGGTCAACCTGGTCCGGGTGGCCCTGCAGGCGCTCGGCGCGGTGCTCGGCGGGACCCAGTCGCTGCACACCAACTCCTACGACGAGGCGATCGCCCTGCCGACGGAGAAGGCCGCCCGCCTCGCCCTGCGCACCCAGCAGGTGGTGGCCTTCGAGACCGACGTCACCAAGGTCGTCGACCCGTTCGCCGGCTCCTACGCCGTCGAGGCCATGACCGACGCGCTCGACGCGGAGGTGGAGCGGCTCCTCGCTGCCGTCGACGGCATGGGCGGGGCGGTGGCGGCCATCGAGGCCGGGTTCCAGAAGTCCGAGATCGAGCGCTCCGCGTACGCCGTCGCCCAGCAGATCGACGCGGGCGAGCGGGTCGTCGTCGGGGTCAACCGGTTCCGCACCGAGACCGAGGAGCCGTACGAGCCGCTGCGGCCGGACCCCGACCTGGAGCGCGCGCAGGTGCAGCGCCTGGCCGACCTGCGCGCCCGCCGCGACGGGGCGGCCGTCGGGGCGGCCCTGGCCGACCTGCGCCGGGCCGCGGAGGGGACCGACAACGTCCTCGTCCCGATGCGGGCGGCGCTGCGCGAGCTGGCCACGGTGGGTGAGGTCTGCAGCGTCCTGCGCGACGTCTGGGGGCGCTACGAGCCCTCCGAGCGGTTCTGACGTCACGACCTGGTCACGACCTGCGTCGGCCGTCGTCCGCCCCTCGGACGGGCAGGTATGTTCCCCCTCGACCGTGCGAGAGGGCCCGGATGCCGTGCTCGGCACGACCCCGACGGTCCCGTGGCAGACACCAGCAGGAGGAACTTGTGAAGCAGTGGGCGCGTGTGACCG encodes the following:
- a CDS encoding mannose-1-phosphate guanylyltransferase, with amino-acid sequence MSETTPAPAPAPATQQLTGFHAVVPAGGAGTRLWPLSRAARPKFLHDLTGGGRTLVQATWDRLVPLTGEAGMVVVTGGSHAVAVARQLPGLREEGLLVEPAPRNSAAAIGLAAAVVAASDPDAVIGSFAADHVIADEEVFHAAVAEAVAAAREGWLVTIGIDPTGPSTGFGYVHVGERLDVEGAPSLHRVAEFVEKPDAETAARYVEAGWRWNAGMFVVRAATLLEMLDELEPALAAGLRTIGAAWGTPEQDEVLAATWPGLASVPIDTAVAEPAALAGRVAVVPGAFRWDDVGDWTSLGDLLAQDGARTAPVGEQVDGLLVLGDTSRVLGRHASGVVVPASGRTVVVAGLQDVVVVDTLDAVLVTTRGHAQGVKHVVDLLKGEGRSDLV
- a CDS encoding acyl-CoA mutase large subunit family protein, which codes for MPTTTTGDTGEPPRPTTESGLPLVAVATAADVADGLEDRLGSPGRFPYTRGVHPGMYTSRPWTMRQYAGFGSATESNARYHQLVAAGTGGLSVAFDLPTQMGMDSDDPLAAGEVGKVGVAVDSLEDMRLLFAGLPLDEVSTSMTINAPASVLLLLYQLVAEEQGVPGVRLRGTVQNDVLKEYIARGTYIFPPAPSLRLVADTFAYCREQLPAWNTISVSGYHMAEAGATPAQEVAFTLADGIAYLEAALAAGLSVTDVAPRLSFFFVARTTLLEEVAKFRAARRVWARIVRDRFGCDDPRSQMLRFHTQTAGVQLTAQQPEVNLVRVALQALGAVLGGTQSLHTNSYDEAIALPTEKAARLALRTQQVVAFETDVTKVVDPFAGSYAVEAMTDALDAEVERLLAAVDGMGGAVAAIEAGFQKSEIERSAYAVAQQIDAGERVVVGVNRFRTETEEPYEPLRPDPDLERAQVQRLADLRARRDGAAVGAALADLRRAAEGTDNVLVPMRAALRELATVGEVCSVLRDVWGRYEPSERF